One Rosa chinensis cultivar Old Blush chromosome 5, RchiOBHm-V2, whole genome shotgun sequence genomic region harbors:
- the LOC112202825 gene encoding zinc finger CCCH domain-containing protein 66 — MCSGSKRKPCSTDSTMDHEKQEGLRFSFSILLELAAADDLDGFKSAVEEDGHDVDEVSYWYGRRVGSKKMGFEERTPLMIAAMFGSMNVLNYILQTCRVDVNRACGSDRATALHCAAAGGSGAAAEVVKVLLAASADASSIDVNGNQAGDLIAPAYSSAFNSRKKALEVMLKGNSGLDEAFFSEQMASEAEGEDQQEITTPRASKDGTERKEYPVDLSLPDIKNGIYSTDEFRMYTFKVKPCSRAYSHDWTECPFVHPGENARRRDPRKYHYSCVPCPEFRKGTCRQGDACEYAHGIFECWLHPAQYRTRLCKDETGCTRRVCFFAHKTEELRPLYASTGSAVPSPRSFSAGASLDMGSLSPLSLNSPSALIPSVSTPPMTPTGASSPMNGNMWQNQPNIAPPTLQLPGSRLKSTLSARDMDLDMEFLSLENHRRRQRLIDELSSPSSGWNNGLSSPSAFAASGNRIGELNRIGGVRPTNLEDAFGSIDPAMLPQLQGLSRDTTASQLQSPTGIQMRQNMNMQLRSSYSGSPASSPVRGSPLHGFDASGAAAVLSSRSAAFAKQRSQSFIERSANHNYGFSSPADSGTPQTSNLSNWGSPNGKLDWGIQGEELNKLRKSASFGYRNNGNSVPTVDEPDVSWVNTLVKDAPGPSRPGPLGFEDQQQQQCHLDNGDSEILPAWVEQMYLEQEQMVA, encoded by the coding sequence ATGTGCAGCGGTTCAAAGAGGAAACCTTGTTCCACTGACTCGACCATGGATCATGAGAAACAGGAAGGGTTGAGGTTTAGCTTTTCGATTTTGCTGGAGTTAGCGGCGGCCGATGATCTTGATGGGTTCAAAAGTGCTGTGGAGGAAGATGGTCATGATGTTGATGAGGTGAGTTATTGGTATGGGAGGCGTGTTGGCTCCAAGAAGATGGGGTTCGAGGAGAGAACACCACTTATGATTGCTGCTATGTTTGGCAGCATGAATGTGTTGAATTATATCCTCCAAACGTGTCGCGTTGATGTTAATAGAGCCTGCGGTTCAGATAGGGCCACGGCTCTTCACTGTGCTGCTGCTGGTGGCTCTGGTGCTGCAGCTGAGGTTGTCAAGGTCTTGCTTGCTGCTTCTGCTGATGCCAGTTCTATTGATGTTAATGGAAACCAAGCAGGAGACTTGATTGCACCTGCCTACAGTTCAGCCTTCAATTCGAGGAAGAAAGCTTTGGAAGTCATGCTCAAGGGCAATTCAGGTCTTGATGAAGCTTTTTTCTCTGAGCAGATGGCTAGTGAAGCAGAAGGTGAAGATCAGCAAGAGATCACAACTCCTCGTGCCTCAAAGGATGGGACGGAGAGGAAGGAATATCCTGTTGATCTTTCCCTTCCTGACATCAAGAACGGGATTTATAGCACAGATGAGTTTAGAATGTATACTTTCAAGGTCAAGCCTTGCTCTAGGGCTTACTCACACGATTGGACAGAGTGCCCATTTGTACACCCAGGGGAAAATGCAAGGCGGCGTGATCCAAGGAAATATCATTATAGCTGCGTTCCTTGCCCAGAGTTCAGAAAGGGGACTTGCAGGCAAGGGGATGCTTGTGAATATGCACATGGTATTTTTGAATGTTGGCTTCACCCTGCCCAGTACCGCACCCGTCTTTGTAAGGATGAGACTGGATGCACAAGAAGGGTCTGTTTCTTTGCTCACAAGACGGAAGAGCTTCGTCCCCTCTATGCTTCAACAGGTTCGGCTGTGCCTTCTCCCAGATCATTCTCTGCTGGTGCTTCTCTGGACATGGGATCATTGAGTCCACTTTCCCTTAACTCTCCGTCTGCCCTGATTCCTTCTGTTTCAACTCCACCCATGACTCCAACTGGTGCTTCTTCCCCTATGAATGGAAACATGTGGCAAAATCAGCCAAATATTGCGCCCCCCACCTTGCAGCTCCCAGGTAGCAGGTTGAAGTCCACTCTAAGTGCTAGAGATATGGATTTAGACATGGAGTTCCTTAGCCTGGAAAATCATCGGCGCAGGCAGCGCTTGATAGATGAGTTGTCCAGTCCCTCATCCGGCTGGAATAATGGCTTATCTAGTCCTTCAGCCTTCGCTGCCTCTGGGAATCGAATAGGGGAATTGAATAGGATTGGAGGAGTGAGGCCCACTAACCTCGAAGATGCTTTTGGATCAATTGATCCTGCAATGTTGCCTCAGTTACAGGGGCTTTCACGGGATACCACAGCATCCCAGTTGCAATCTCCAACTGGTATCCAGATGCGGCAAAACATGAACATGCAACTCCGATCAAGCTACTCAGGCAGCCCTGCTTCATCTCCTGTTAGGGGTTCTCCTTTGCATGGGTTTGATGCATCTGGTGCAGCTGCAGTTTTGAGTTCCAGGTCAGCTGCATTTGCAAAGCAGCGGAGCCAGAGCTTCATTGAGCGCAGTGCAAACCACAATTATGGGTTTTCCTCACCCGCTGATTCTGGAACTCCACAAACCTCCAACCTTTCAAATTGGGGCTCTCCTAATGGAAAGCTAGACTGGGGTATCCAGGGGGAAGAACTGAATAAGCTGAGGAAATCTGCTTCTTTTGGATACCGAAACAATGGAAACAGCGTTCCAACTGTTGATGAGCCTGATGTATCTTGGGTAAACACCCTTGTTAAGGATGCACCAGGACCTTCGAGACCTGGACCACTTGGTTTTGAAgaccagcagcagcagcagtgtCACCTCGACAATGGAGATTCAGAGATACTCCCTGCTTGGGTGGAGCAGATGTACTTAGAGCAGGAGCAGATGGTGGCTTAA